Proteins from a single region of Ziziphus jujuba cultivar Dongzao chromosome 1, ASM3175591v1:
- the LOC107409649 gene encoding E3 ubiquitin-protein ligase CSU1 encodes MPQRHSKNNNDLAFFTYDEKRKLGYGTQRERLGKDSIKPFDACSLCLKPFIDPLCCQKGHVFCKECILECLLSQKKDIQRKVAAHAAQEKQEKEEEDEKIMLQKARELEAFDQQNHGAVPQYNDRNYSRDKNGFHGANSVKVTSYEEEALRTMKAFWLPSATPDAPVKVDVPSTSTVCPEGKEKLKLKTLFPIIFTEDNSDGKKSSSLDRTFICPSCKVTLTNTLSLVALNTCGHVFCKKCAEKFMVVDKVCLVCNKGCKERNLVKLEKGGTGFAGHGDHLEARDFKHLGSGSGLGLVRPATKT; translated from the exons atgcCACAGAGGCACTCGAAGAACAATAACGACCTAGCCTTCTTCACGTATGACGAGAAGCGGAAGCTAGGGTACGGAACCCAGAGAGAGAGGCTTGGCAAGGACTCTATCAAGCCCTTCGATGCCTGCAGCCTATGTTTGAAGCCTTTCATCGACCCCTTGTGTTGCCAGAAGGGCCATGTCTTCTGCAAGGAATGCATCCTTGAGTGCTTGCTTTCTCAGAAAAAAGACATTCAAAG GAAGGTAGCTGCACATGCTGCTCAGGAGAAGCAAGAAAAGGAAGAGGAAGATGAGAAGATAATGCTGCAGAAAGCTAGAGAGCTTGAGGCATTTGATCAACAAAACCATGGTGCAGTACCACAATATAATGATAGAAACTACAGCCGAGATAAGAATGGTTTCCATGGGGCTAATAGTGTCAAGGTCACGTCGTACGAGGAAGAAGCACTTCGAACAATGAAAGCATTTTGGCTGCCCTCTGCTACACCAGATGCTCCTGTTAAAGTGGATGTCCCCTCCACCAGTACTGTCTGTCCTGAAGGCAAGGAGAAGCTGAAGCTAAAGACTCTTTTCCCCATCATTTTCACAGAAGACAATAGCGATGGGAAGAAATCTTCATCTCTGGACAGAACTTTTATCTGTCCTAGCTGCAAGGTCACTCTGACTAACACACTGTCACTTGTGGCCCTCAACACATGTGGACATGTCTTTTGTAAGAAGTGTGCTGAAAAGTTTATGGTGGTTGATAAGGTTTGTCTTGTTTGCAACAAGGGGTGTAAAGAGAGGAATTTGGTGAAGTTGGAAAAAGGAGGAACAGGCTTTGCCGGCCATGGAGATCATCTTGAAGCAAGGGACTTCAAGCATTTGGGGAGTGGTAGTGGTTTGGGACTGGTTAGGCCTGCAACAAAGACTTGA
- the LOC107409092 gene encoding uncharacterized protein LOC107409092 has protein sequence MADLERQEKVVVAVDMKEEEKESLLEGMAVLDFDMLCSTVALQTEGKWRKLESVQGGDDGGEGADFGGVLRMWEGELLDCFDDRRVALESACCPCYRFGKNMRRAGFGSCLLQGTAYFVLAFGALFNCIAFIVTRRNCFLYLAVAFTISIATYLGFFRTQIKKKFNIKGSDSTLDECIFHLICPCCTLCQESRTLEMNNVQDGIWHGRGDTICIGGFPEGGKSFFQLQPPPLVSPMSPELHSTQKSTDATDHS, from the exons ATGGCTGATTTGGAGAGGCAAGAGAAGGTGGTGGTTGCTGTGGATATGAaggaggaagagaaagaaagtcTTTTGGAGGGAATGGCGGTGCTAGATTTCGATATGCTTTGCTCCACGGTGGCTTTGCAGACGGAAGGAAAATGGAGGAAGCTCGAAAGCGTCCAAGGAGGAGATGACGGCGGTGAGGGAGCGGATTTCGGAGGAGTCCTTAGGATGTGGGAAGGTGAACTTCTCGATTGCTTCGATGACCGCCGTGTAGCTCTCGAATCCGCTTG TTGTCCATGCTACAGATTTGGCAAGAACATGAGACGAGCTGGTTTTGGTTCTTGTTTGTTACAG GGAACTGCTTACTTCGTTCTTGCTTTTGGTGCTCTTTTCAATTGCATTGCTTTCATCGTCACCAGACGAAACTGCTTTCTATATTTGGCTGTTGCTTTTACCATTTCAATAGCAACATATCTTGGATTTTTCCGTACGCAGATAAAAAAGAAGTTTAACATCAAG GGTAGTGATAGTACGTTGGATGAATGCATCTTCCATCTTATCTGCCCGTGCTGCACATTATGTCAG GAATCCAGAACATTGGAAATGAACAATGTCCAAGATGGCATTTGGCATGGTCGGGGTGATACAATATGCATAGGGGGCTTTCCTGAAGGGGGAAAATCATTCTTTCAGCTGCAGCCACCTCCTCTTGTTTCACCTATGTCCCCTGAACTTCACAGCACACAGAAAAGTACAGATGCTACTGATCATTCTTGA
- the LOC125418666 gene encoding disease resistance RPP13-like protein 4 — translation MSFSTVSSLTNTNANSVLEGLDKVIGIVRTVLDRLECSKPKTTTNANQQSADVVDTNQPQPHTGSVASSSNANQQAKSVGVVDNNQRQSQSQTQPMPIPNSGSVASSSNANQQAKSAGVVDNNQSQSQSQPMPIPNSGSVASSSNANQQAKSFGVVDNNQSQTQPMPIPNSGSVASSSNDNQEAKSVGVVDNNQSQTQPMPIPNSGNIDSTSNANQQDDGVGIGNRPRTQIEAQPFHDSNTIASSSDANQQNKSNGKGNDYQRLCDQFFQLERDLSYIKNAFINLNKFEQSALNLLKSLERYGLDEQLSESLKNYPSDDASQKRIEEKLGILVEIVMRLKLQIPSLHKISSMSSEIGRHLRMASGNDAHHFIAKLSKLHSSPTFKDNPHFKDFRVIYNSLDVTKKLCLLCFAAFPANEVVNKRLLVYWWHGEGFVEPPVDGEKTIMDVADEIFLELEKKGCIEPIKTKRGKLSPDGYRMHLVIHCSVSVLAKEARFFDFDNGSPTPTVNFATSYRASLDEGQGKPKLDSEHVNLRTIFNLNQPYPDFELEWFSKLRNVKVLSLGRWQDTAKKHIEVEGVEFLKGLSSMKHLRFFSLQGISTIAKLPDAICTLSSLRILDLRACHNLEVLPDGIGSLKKLTHLDISKCYLLDYMPKGIAMLSELQVLKGFVIGDDKEGRSCPFNDLSSLLKLKKLSINTSRQNFPSKEELNTLRSFGMLQNLTIAWGGISFSTHQLGTANDARVKKNRGISKTPTKALTKLTSTLTRSTMSSTKTKEPFKELRKLDLQCYPLREAPNWLIPRELKSLKKLYIRGGELQDLPVQEISWESVQILRLKFLRNLRMDWIQLKESFPELTHLEKVKCPKLTFFPCDEGGIWVSDRSSV, via the coding sequence ATGTCTTTTTCTACAGTCTCTTCCTTAACAAATACCAATGCAAACTCGGTCCTTGAGGGCCTTGACAAAGTAATCGGTATTGTTCGCACTGTGCTCGATCGTCTAGAATGTTCCAAGCCCAAAACCACCACCAACGCCAACCAACAGAGCGCTGACGTTGTCGACACCAACCAGCCGCAGCCCCATACCGGCAGCGTTGCTAGCAGTAGCAATGCCAACCAACAAGCCAAAAGCGTTGGCGTTGTCGACAACAACCAGAGACAGAGCCAGAGCCAGACCCAGCCCATGCCCATTCCCAATAGCGGCAGTGTTGCTAGCAGTAGCAATGCCAACCAACAAGCCAAAAGCGCTGGCGTTGTCGACAACAACCAGAGCCAGAGCCAGAGCCAGCCCATGCCCATTCCCAATAGCGGCAGCGTTGCTAGCAGTAGCAATGCCAACCAACAAGCCAAAAGCTTTGGCGTTGTCGACAACAACCAGAGCCAGACCCAGCCCATGCCCATTCCCAATAGCGGCAGCGTTGCTAGCAGTAGCAATGACAACCAAGAAGCCAAAAGCGTTGGCGTTGTCGACAACAACCAGAGCCAGACCCAGCCCATGCCCATTCCGAATAGCGGCAACATTGATAGCACTAGCAATGCCAACCAGCAAGACGACGGCGTTGGCATTGGCAACCGTCCCCGAACACAAATCGAGGCCCAGCCCTTCCACGATAGCAACACCATCGCTAGTAGCAGCGATGCCAACCAACAAAACAAGAGCAATGGCAAAGGCAATGATTATCAGAGGTTGTGTGATCAATTCTTCCAGCTGGAAAGAGATCTCTCCTACATCAAAAATGCCTTCATCAATCTCAACAAATTTGAGCAAAGCGCATTGAATCTGTTGAAAAGTCTTGAACGTTACGGGCTTGACGAACAGCTCTCTGAAAGCCTAAAAAATTATCCCAGTGATGATGCCTCGCAAAAGAGGATCGAGGAGAAGCTTGGCATACTAGTTGAAATCGTCATGAGGTTGAAGCTCCAGATTCCATCTCTCCACAAGATATCTTCCATGAGTTCGGAGATCGGTCGTCACTTGCGGATGGCCTCAGGGAATGATGCCCACCACTTCATTGCCAAATTGTCTAAGTTGCATTCAAGTCCAACTTTTAAAGATAATCCACACTTCAAAGATTTTCGGGTGATTTATAATAGTCTTGATGTTACTAAGAAACTATGTTTGTTGTGCTTTGCTGCTTTTCCTGCTAATGAAGTCGTGAACAAGAGGCTTTTGGTTTATTGGTGGCACGGAGAAGGTTTCGTGGAGCCTCCGGTTGATGGGGAAAAGACGATCATGGATGTCGCTGATGAGATATTCCTTGAGTTAGAGAAGAAGGGCTGCATCGAACCCATTAAGACGAAACGCGGTAAGTTGTCCCCAGATGGCTACAGGATGCACCTTGTGATTCATTGTTCGGTGTCTGTGCTTGCTAAAGAAGCCCGGTTCTTCGATTTCGATAACGGAAGTCCTACTCCCACTGTAAACTTTGCCACGTCTTACAGAGCTTCTCTGGATGAGGGACAGGGGAAGCCAAAATTGGATTCGGAGCATGTAAATCTGCGGACTATATTCAATCTTAATCAGCCATATCCTGATTTCGAATTGGAGTGGTTCTCAAAGCTGAGGAATGTCAAGGTTCTTTCTCTGGGTAGGTGGCAGGATACGGCAAAGAAACATATTGAAGTAGAGGGTGTTGAATTCTTAAAAGGGTTGAGTAGTATGAAACATTTAAGGTTTTTCAGCCTTCAAGGCATCTCAACGATTGCAAAGCTCCCTGATGCCATATGCACGCTAAGTAGTTTGAGGATTTTGGATCTTCGAGCATGTCACAATCTAGAGGTACTTCCAGATGGGATAGGTTCACTCAAGAAGCTGACACATTTGGATATATCCAAATGTTACTTGCTAGATTACATGCCCAAGGGGATTGCTATGCTCTCTGAACTCCAAGTCCTTAAAGGGTTTGTAATTGGTGACGACAAAGAAGGACGATCATGCCCTTTCAATGATTTGTCATCATTGCTGAAGCTGAAGAAGTTGAGCATCAACACAAGCAGACAGAATTTCCCCAGTAAGGAAGAGCTAAATACTCTCCGAAGTTTTGGAATGCTTCAAAATCTGACAATAGCATGGGGAGGGATATCCTTCTCCACCCACCAGTTGGGAACTGCAAACGACGCCAGAGTCAAGAAGAATCGAGGTATCAGTAAAACTCCAACTAAAGCCCTGACTAAGTTAACGTCGACTTTAACAAGATCAACAATGTCGTCTACCAAGACTAAGGAACCTTTTAAGGAGCTAAGGAAACTGGACCTTCAGTGTTACCCTCTGCGGGAAGCACCCAATTGGTTGATCCCACGTGAACT